From the genome of Denticeps clupeoides chromosome 4, fDenClu1.1, whole genome shotgun sequence, one region includes:
- the LOC114789030 gene encoding C-C motif chemokine 20-like, with protein sequence MAQISAPALSLLMLLTAGLLSPKASSIVIGRCCTRYSSTILSAEAVKGFSIQDSFSNCNINAVILHTKNGRHVCANPHVRWVRQIVRNLGVKMREFGSRKLGV encoded by the exons ATGGCCCAGATCTCTGCTCCAGCCTTGTCCCTGCTGATGCTTCTCACGGCGGGTCTCCTGAGTCCCAAAGCTTCGTCAATAGTGATCGGAC gCTGCTGCACAAGGTATTCCAGCACCATACTGTCTGCTGAAGCAGTCAAAGGCTTTTCAATCCAGGACTCCTTTTCCAACTGTAACATCAACGCCGTAAT ACTACACACTAAGAATGGAAGACACGTTTGCGCTAATCCTCACGTGCGCTGGGTTCGACAGATTGTCAGGAACTTGGG GGTGAAGATGCGGGAGTTCGGCAGCAGGAAATTAGGTGTCTGA
- the LOC114789031 gene encoding C-C motif chemokine 20-like yields the protein MARLLVLVLCLLVLLSTGAIAGRRGGCCTKYSSSVLPIERVRGFSIQTRRGNCNLDAIILHTVKGKHVCVDPLQNWVIGIVNKLKAKVQDLRQKKQNHK from the exons ATGGCCCGGCTGTTGGTTCTGGTGCTCTGCCTGCTCGTCCTCCTCAGTACTGGGGCTATAGCAGGACGCCGGGGGG GATGTTGCACGAAGTATTCAAGCAGCGTGCTGCCCATTGAAAGAGTGAGAGGATTTTCAATCCAGACAAGGAGAGGAAACTGCAACCTTGATGCCATCAT ACTCCACACTGTGAAGGGCAAACATGTCTGCGTTGATCCGCTCCAAAACTGGGTGATAGGCATCGTCAACAAACTGAA GGCTAAGGTGCAGGACCTGAGGCAGAAGAAGCAAAACCACAAATAA